A stretch of the Erpetoichthys calabaricus chromosome 3, fErpCal1.3, whole genome shotgun sequence genome encodes the following:
- the LOC127527019 gene encoding olfactory receptor class A-like protein 1, protein MGVCQNAMFLREYSGSCMDTRTAVEAAGFLLMSIVSIPANLIIICSFLLTADKLLTADTIHCHLALVNLMMAFTRSVPQTLNAFGLRPQLSDVGCKLIFLTFRSSRGLSISFTCLLSTYQAVLVSPATSWLAPLKTKIPQYLLYIIGFLYVLYCTTDISTCIHIVSSFVNNTIPPYTFNLGYCFAPYPSFTAYVGIGLGVMLRDLAFIILMAVMSGYILCLLYQHHKKVKGLRSSERSQPRGRAETRASRAVVTLVVLYVIFFGVDNVIWIYSLTFLRVSPIISNIRVFFSILYSSLCPAVVISTNPKVKARLMRVQVKRTNSSIETVTSQI, encoded by the exons ATGGGAGTGTGTCAGAATGCAATGTTCCTCAGAGAATACAG TGGAAGCTGCATGGACACCAGAACAGCAGTCGAAGCGGCTGGCTTTCTCCTCATGTCAATTGTTAGTATTCCAGCTAATCTGATTATCATTTGCTCCTTTCTGCTGACTGCAGACAAGCTCCTAACTGCTGACACCATCCATTGCCACCTTGCTCTTGTCAATCTAATGATGGCTTTCACCCGCAGTGTCCCACAGACGCTTAATGCCTTTGGCCTCAGGCCACAGCTCAGTGATGTTGGTTGTAAATTGATCTTCCTCACTTTCCGGTCATCCAGAGGTCTTTCAATCAGCTTTACCTGCTTACTCAGCACCTACCAAGCTGTGTTGGTCTCACCTGCCACATCCTGGCTAGCCCCTCTCAAAACAAAAATACCCCAATACCTCCTGTACATTATTGGATTTCTCTATGTACTGTACTGCACAACAGACATCAGCACATGCATCCACATTGTCTCCAGTTTTGTCAATAATACCATTCCCCCATATACTTTTAATCTAGGGTACTGCTTTGCCCCTTACCCTAGTTTTACTGCCTATGTTGGAATTGGCCTAGGGGTCATGCTAAGGGACCTTGCCTTCATAATTCTAATGGCAGTCATGAGTGGATATATTCTGTGCCTCCTCTACCAACATCACAAGAAAGTCAAAGGCCTTCGTAGCTCAGAAAGGAGCCAACCCAGAGGCCGAGCAGAAACCAGAGCGTCCAGAGCAGTGGTCACCCTAGTGGTCCTCTATGTCATCTTCTTTGGGGTAGATAATGTCATCTGGATATATTCTCTTACTTTTCTGAGGGTATCCCCAATTATTTCTAACATCCGAGTATTCTTTTCCATTCTTTACAGCTCTTTGTGCCCAGCTGTGGTCATCAGCACCAACCCAAAAGTGAAAGCCAGGCTGATGAGAGTCCAAGTAAAGAGAACGAACAGCTCCATAGAGACTGTTACATCTCAAATATAG